One stretch of Punica granatum isolate Tunisia-2019 chromosome 5, ASM765513v2, whole genome shotgun sequence DNA includes these proteins:
- the LOC116207290 gene encoding transcription factor bHLH96-like, with the protein MALETVVFKQDPFSSSSSSYLYEEHFYPCGGSVFEPDYDMTGIQTPEKSDNDVAILEKSVAGVSSWDSGPMVGCDGGINSSSSSSLPPEDFGGGSMMFPAMDVAVGCRRKIRRKARVVKNKEEVENQRTAHIAVERNRRKQMNEYLAVLRSMMPPSYTHRVDQASIIEGAVNFVKELEQLLQSLKAAQRKVSGNKNTTNDLSSSPFADFFTFPQYSADPTQLNHYAGPTVETMVGPERPETAIANVEVTMADNHANVKVLSTKQPKQLLKMVVRLQYLGVSILHLNVTTVNDMVLYSFSTRVEDNCQFTSANEIAAAVYEMVVRIQEEANFS; encoded by the exons ATGGCCTTAGAAACCGTTGTATTCAAACAAGAccctttctcttcttcttcctcctcctatCTTTATGAGGAACATTTTTATCCATGTGGTGGATCCGTGTTCGAGCCGGATTATGATATGACCGGCATACAAACACCGGAAAAGAGCGATAATGATGTTGCTATACTGGAAAAGAGTGTTGCTGGTGTGAGCAGTTGGGACTCCGGCCCCATGGTCGGGTGCGATGGTGGGATcaactcctcctcctcctcgtcatTGCCGCCGGAGGACTTTGGCGGAGGTTCCATGATGTTTCCTGCAATGGATGTGGCGGTGGGCTGCAGGAGGAAGATCAGACGGAAGGCGAGGGTGGTGAAGAACAAGGAGGAGGTGGAGAACCAGAGGACGGCGCACATTGCGGTGGAGAGGAACCGCCGGAAGCAGATGAATGAGTACCTCGCCGTGCTTCGGTCCATGATGCCCCCGTCCTACACCCACAGg GTGGACCAGGCATCAATCATAGAAGGAGCTGTCAACTTCGTGAAGGAGCTCGAGCAGCTCTTGCAATCCCTCAAGGCGGCCCAAAGGAAAGTGTCAGGGAACAAGAACACGACTAATGACCTCTCTTCCTCCCCCTTTGCCGACTTCTTCACCTTCCCACAGTACTCGGCCGACCCGACTCAGTTGAATCATTACGCTGGCCCAACTGTCGAAACAATGGTGGGACCGGAGAGGCCAGAGACTGCAATAGCTAATGTGGAGGTGACGATGGCGGACAACCATGCCAATGTTAAGGTCCTGTCGACGAAGCAGCCTAAGCAGCTGCTGAAGATGGTGGTCAGGTTGCAGTATCTCGGCGTCAGCATCCTCCACCTCAATGTCACGACCGTCAATGATATGGTCTTGTATTCCTTCAGCACCAGG GTTGAGGATAATTGCCAGTTCACGTCAGCGAACGAGATAGCAGCTGCAGTGTACGAGATGGTCGTTAGAATCCAAGAAGAAGCTAATTTCAGCTGA